A window of Seriola aureovittata isolate HTS-2021-v1 ecotype China chromosome 17, ASM2101889v1, whole genome shotgun sequence genomic DNA:
TGACAGCTATGACCGTCTTCTTCCCTTTGGACACGGCCAAAAGCAGACTTCAGGGTGAGTTGGAAGCCTTATCATCTTGTACAGAGGTTACCTGATAGCAGCAACTCCAAACAAGGCTGAATCAGTTTAGTGTCACGGTTTACTTCATTATGGAGTAACTAGGAGGAACTGCAGCCCAAAGATGTAAAGCAGCAGTCCACTAATGTATTATTACACTCTCATAGGGATTTGCTCAAAGATGATGAAGCTGAGACCAAGATATCCTAACTTTAAGTTTAGTCTTTGAGTCCAGCacataactacacacacacctttaaaaacagcagctcaggaCACACATATCTACTCAGGCCCTTGTGtactttttatatatttaataattgcctactttttgttttttattgtgacGTTCTGATCTCAAAACGAGATATATCCCATTTTCGTGAGACCCTCCCTGTCTGGTAAACACTCATTTACTTCAGACTCCATATCCCTGATTTGTTACTGATTTTGGTGGTGTGACCCTTTAACATTCAGACAACTTGTTCACTGACTAATGccacttttttgtttgttttcagtggatgAGAAGAGGAAGTCTAACTCCACCCCCATCATCTTGGCTGAGATTGCAAAGGAAGAAGGCCTGTAAGTAtagttttgtgccatactataacagaatctgctgtgtttcatttcTACCAAgtaatgtcttattttgtacTTAAAATTGAGTGAAACACAATTGTAATGGAATTGCAGAAGACATTTATGATGAGTATAATctgaactagagctgaaacagtAATTTTACCACTTTGTTGATCAATAATTGATCAGCAGAACCTTTGTTAATTTACTAATTACTTAAGTCATTTTCATAAGTCATCAAAAtttctctgtttccagtttCTCCTCTACCAGAGATGTGTACCTCTTGACATTATTATAGACCAAGGGATTGGTCAATAAAGCAATCAGCAGGTTcatcagtaatgaaaacaatcattagttgcagcccaaaTTACTTTATCACTGATGTTTAGGCCGATGATATGACATGACCAAACACTCACTGTTTGAGTGACTCCACCACTTCTCCCAGTCTGTCTCTGTACAGAGGCTGGTTTCCAGTCATCTCcagcctctgctgctccaaCTTTGTCTACTTCTACACCTTCAACACTCTGAAGAAGCTGATGGCATCTGGTCCGGGCAAGTCCAGACCCAGCAAAGACCTACTCATGGGGGTCGTAGCAGGTaaacagacatacagtaaaaataatataCATTAATGACTTGGTGGAAATCGAGTATTAAGGACGTTGATTGAAGgacaaaaagctgtttttctacAAGTTTTCTTGTAGAAAAAcaagttatgtttacattcagtgttactcTCAAAAACCCAGTGTCTGTATCCTTGAGGCCTGAGAAAAATttaatgcatttccttcctcgtaacacattcacaaagctgattttcatttaaaaacaattttttatttgattgagAAATTatttggtcaataaaatgtaagaaaattgtgTATAATGTTCATCACGATTTCCCAGAGTCCATGTTAACAGCttcaaatgaattttttttgtccaacaaACAGAACTAAACTTGAAGATACTTTTGCAATGACATGAAAccaagaaaagaagcaaatcctcacattagAAATGCTGCAATCAGAGAttgattgagttttttttttttttttttaaactgactAAAACAGTTGATAAATATTAGTTTCcagttttttctgttgattgactaatgggttaatcatttcagcttgtACATCCATGTTTATTTGCCAGCTGCCTTTCTTTGTGTGtattatgtcaaaaaatggTGACCcacccatttaaaaaaaaaactgatcaagAGATGAAAAACTCCACAAGGAAGGCACCTTTTCAGAATGACTGAAGAAAGCTAACAATCTTTTGTTATTCCAGGGGTGGTGAATGTGGTCCTGACCACTCCCATGTGGGTGGTCAACACTCGACTGAAGCTGCAGGGAGCAAAGTTCAGAAACGAAGACCTCCAGCAGACGCGGTACAGGGGCATATTTGGTGTGTGACATAAACATTATATCTGTTTTGCacttgtacagttttttttgttactgtgcAGTTGTAAAACCCTGCTGTGTTTGGGCTTTTTCCTCACAGATGCTTTCTCACAGATCATTGCCAATGAGGGAGTGGGAACTCTGTGGAACGGCACTCTGCCCTCTCTTATCCTCGTCCTCAACCCGGCTGTACAGTTCATGTTTTATGAGGCCATGAAGAGGAAGGCAGGCAAGGGGGGGAGGAAGGTGAGAGGACACAAAAGAGACGTGTTGAATACTACTTTACCAAAACTAATCtaatctatcttttttttttttcaagaaatgTGCAGATTATGACGTGTGTCCTTATGTACTTAAAGGGTACTAGATGATCATTAAGATTTATTTAACaattttcagtgtaaaaactaattttgtgtttgcaaaaaatgaatgagacCTACAAACGGTGGCCACTGAAACGTGCTTTCTTTTGACATGTTGTGCAGTTCAAGCAGAAATTGGAAGTTTATTTTATACCTCGAGGGCTATGATAAGAGAGGATCCCATTTGAACTGTTGGTTTGCGTAAAATGCATCATTTTGCATTGTGATGACCCATTTCATGTTCTGATATCATATTTGTTGAGTAACTTGCATCAATCAAATAGCCACAGTTTACTTTAACAATTAATGAGAACAGTGGTCATGAGTGAATGAACTCTTTGTCTCTCACCACAGATATCCTCAGCACAGATCTTTCTCATCGGAGCCATTGCAAAGGCCATTGCTACCACTGCGACATATCCTCTTCAGACAGTTCAGGCCATCCTGAGGGTAAATACTATCTCATACCAAAgttcatcttttgtttgtttacttttccaTGAGGTCTCAAACACTAGCCACTGTTAAGGGATACGTCTGctgatattctgtattttttttattgtcaacaagtcataaaaagcccaaaaacaacaatgaattgattcaACCAAAGCCTGAGACATCTTATTCAGCTGTGCCATAGACCCCCGTCTGTTGTACAAAgactattaaaaataaaaataaattaacacatcaatgagccacactgttgttCCGGGTgatatgtttatataaaaactgtgtaaaaactCAGCTGGTCAGGTTGCCAGGCAACTGGTCTGCCAGCCAGTGGAGATTACATGTATTTACTGAGCCTagtgatttgttgtttttacactttggctTTTGTTACAGTGAACATGtgcactgtatttttttccttttcttttatataataaatgtgtGATAATCCACGAATGAAAGTAGT
This region includes:
- the slc25a17l gene encoding peroxisomal membrane protein PMP34 gives rise to the protein MSDNGGLAVGLLSYDTLVHAVAGAMGSVTAMTVFFPLDTAKSRLQVDEKRKSNSTPIILAEIAKEEGLLSLYRGWFPVISSLCCSNFVYFYTFNTLKKLMASGPGKSRPSKDLLMGVVAGVVNVVLTTPMWVVNTRLKLQGAKFRNEDLQQTRYRGIFDAFSQIIANEGVGTLWNGTLPSLILVLNPAVQFMFYEAMKRKAGKGGRKISSAQIFLIGAIAKAIATTATYPLQTVQAILRFGQYKGDGKGGVIGSLSNIFSLLMDRIKKNGFLGLYKGLEAKLLQTVLTAALMFVVYEKITAATFRVMGLNKKLKQ